One window from the genome of Megalobrama amblycephala isolate DHTTF-2021 linkage group LG4, ASM1881202v1, whole genome shotgun sequence encodes:
- the LOC125266173 gene encoding serine protease FAM111A-like, whose protein sequence is MPKEPPNKKPKLVDLQSPTARDDEPGETSQASDNVQKTTADLIKKEAEEEPSKDLEQKAEEKHTFLFRLNYKTFLVACKTSMTVLEALNTSKQFRDEKDKKKNMQKEILIQRSKGEVPRAAVKTDFPCCLIEKEETLDITFVQKDRNSSTNQQTTADPSLLSKRSKPEALVTFWVEKGGGPTVTCLLKSEALRERVRYVCVFAFKGENVKTALKRDGRFNNVIFSKDCGLSEISTETIHELSMPVEVLDRKSFQVVVISDNQPESWDDEIHVKTEPNEASDSDAAENAGPSQNPINTEQEKKQDGNMTNSNNASTKWYVVKCLDESKEILGILRGQFKDLLETLKKRGKQENKSLVQIFREEYHKSVANFSEVRKVKELMRLSDSVCQIRVGESCEGTGFLLFKIQDSRFILTNAHVIGEYVPFSMELTKTFTAVFRYEGVEAKETKYIQVKKLIACFHGIDESGRYLDYALLELDSVDEIGEYPELLSCYSPYPPNRGQICIVGHPGEGVKKMDPCFIIERENRLEAANKHASENAHLINVMMEVKSKQKWDFSKYENKITYDSCFFHGSSGSPVFDVDCNLIGIHTGGYVYKEEGPKTWSVMEYSFSIQPILDNIKAQAEAKGLHDIVKILEPYTKKDPENKSDVVMADAKDSEES, encoded by the exons ATGCCTAAAGAACCACCCAACAAAAAACCGAAGCTGGTGGACCTTCAGAGTCCT ACTGCCAGAGACGATGAACCTGGGGAGACGTCACAAGCTAGTGACAATGTTCAG AAAACGACTGCTGATTTAATTAAGAAAGAAGCTGAAGAGGAACCCTCAAAAGATCTGGAGCAG AAAGCTGAAGAGAAACACACTTTCCTGTTTCGTTTAAACTACAAGACATTTTTAGTGGCATGTAAAACATCCATGACTGTGCTTGAGGCTCTTAAtacaagcaaacaattcagggatgaaaaagacaaaaagaagaACATGCAGAAAGAAATACTCATCCAAAGATCCAAAGGAGAAGTTCCTAGAGCTGCTGTGAAGACTGATTTCCCCTGCTGTCTTATTGAAAAAGAGGAGACCTTAGATATAACCTTTGTCCAAAAGGATAGAAATAGTTCTACAAATCAACAAACAACTGCAGATCCTTCactcctcagtaaaagaagTAAACCTGAAGCATTAGTCACCTTTTGGGTTGAAAAAGGAGGAGGACCAACAGTGACATGTTTACTGAAGAGCGAAGCTTTGAGGGAAAGGGTTcgttatgtttgtgtgtttgcattCAAAGGAGAGAACGTCAAAACTGCTCTTAAACGTGATGGACGATTCAACAATGTCATTTTCAGTAAAGACTGTGGACTTTCTGAGATTAGTACAGAGACAATACATGAATTGTCAATGCCTGTGGAGGTTCTTGACAGAAAGTCTTTCCAGGTAGTTGTTATCAGTGACAATCAACCGGAGAGTTGGGATGATGAGATTCATGTCAAAACTGAGCCTAATGAAGCTTCAGATTCTGACGCGGCAGAAAATGCTGGCCCAAGCCAGAATCCCATCAACACtgagcaagaaaaaaaacaagatgGAAACATGACAAATTCAAACAATGCCTCAACTAAGTGGTATGTAGTTAAATGCTTAGACGAATCTAAAGAGATTCTGGGAATTCTGCGTGGTCAGTTTAAAGATTTACTGGAGACATTAAAGAAGCGAGGGAAACAAGAGAACAAGTCACTGGTCCAAATATTCAGAGAAGAATATCATAAAAGTGTTGCGAATTTTTCAGAGGTGAGGAAAGTGAAGGAGCTCATGAGACTCTCTGACTCTGTGTGTCAGATTCGAGTCGGGGAGTCTTGTGAAGGAACCGGCTTCTTACTCTTCAAGATTCAAGATTCAAGGTTCATTCTCACTAATGCTCATGTTATTGGAGAATATGTCCCTTTCTCCATGGAGCTTACAAAGACCTTCACCGCAGTATTTCGATATGAAGGTGTGGAAGCAAAGGAGACCAAGTACATACAAGTTAAAAAACTCATAGCTTGCTTTCATGGGATAGATGAGAGTGGAAGGTATCTTGACTATGCTCTTCTTGAATTGGATTCTGTTGATGAAATTGGGGAGTATCCTGAATTGCTCAGTTGTTACAGTCCATACCCTCCTAACAGAGGTCAGATCTGCATTGTGGGACATCCAGGAGAAGGGGTCAAGAAAATGGACCCCTGTTTCATCATTGAGAGAGAGAATCGACTGGAGGCTGCAAATAAACATGCATCTGAAAATGCCCATCTCATTAATGTTATGATGGAGGTGAAATCGAAACAGAAATGGGACTTCtcaaaatatgaaaacaagATTACTTATGACTCTTGTTTCTTTCATGGATCTTCTGGCTCTCCAGTTTTTGATGTAGATTGCAATCTGATTGGCATCCATACTGGTGGCTATGTGTACAAAGAAGAAGGGCCTAAAACTTGGAGCGTTATGGAATACAGCTTTTCCATACAGCCCATCCTGGATAACATCAAAGCACAGGCTGAGGCTAAAGGTTTGCATGATATTGTCAAAATCTTAGAGCCCTACACCAAAAAAGATCCAGAGAATAAGTCCGACGTTGTGATGGCTGATGCCAAAGACTCTGAAGAGTCTTGA